Part of the Rhodothermaceae bacterium genome, TCTCGCAGCACTACCTAGGCTTTGAGAGAAATTTTAAGAGAAATTTATAGTTAAGTGCCAACGATTCAGCAACTTGTTCGAACGGGGCGCCATCCGAAGGTCAGAAAGACCAAGGCGGCCGCACTGCAGGGAAACCCGCAGCGCCGGGGGGTATGTACGCGTGTCTATACCACAACACCGAAAAAACCGAACTCCGCATTGCGGAAAGTCGCCAAGGTGCGCCTGACAAACCAGATTGAGGTGATCGCCTATATCCCGGGTGAGGGGCATAATCTGCAAGAGCACTCCATCGTGCTGGTTCGTGGAGGACGCGTAAAGGATTTGCCAGGGGTGAAGTATCACATTGTACGTGGTGCGTTGGATACGTCCGGTGTAGAAGATCGGACACAATCTCGTTCGAAGTATGGCACGAAGCGGCCGAAGAGATAATCAGAATTAGACAGTTAATTGCAGCGTGCAGTTGTTCATGAACCATGCGTAGAAAATCAGCCGAGCGGCGTTTGATAACGCCGGATCCCAAATACGGTGACCCACTTGTGGCGCAGTTTGTGAACTACGTCATGCTCCATGGCAAGAAAAGTATTGCCCGGAAGATCGTTTATGATGCATTTGCTCAGGTGGAAGAGCGTTCAGGAGAGCCCGGGTTGGAAATTTTCCAGCGGGCGGTTGAGAACGTGGCTCCTCTGGTGGAAGTGCGTAGCCGGCGTGTGGGTGGGGCAACTTATCAGGTTCCGATCGAGGTGCGGGCAGAGCGCCGAACAGCATTGGCCTTTCGTTGGATCATTCAACAGGCCTCGAAAAGGTCGGATCGCTCGATGGCAGATCGGTTAGCTGCAGAGCTGTATGCTGCCTCACGTGGGGAGGGGGCTGCAGTCAAGAAGAAAGACGATACCCACAGGATGGCAGAATCGAATAAAGCGTTTACTCACTTCAGAATATAATGGCAGTGATTCCAATGAGTTCACTCAAGGATTCAAAACTTTGTCGAATGCGCAATATTGGGATTATGGCCCATATTGATGCTGGCAAAACGACCACAACAGAGCGGGTATTATTCTATACCGGGCGCTTGCACCGGATGGGAGAGGTGCACGATGGCGGAGCCACTATGGACTGGATGGAACAGGAAAAAGAGCGGGGTATTACCATTACCAGTGCTGCGACTACTTGCTTCTGGAACAAGAATGACGATCAGTACCGGATCAATATCATTGATACGCCGGGGCACGTCGACTTTACCGTTGAAGTAGAACGTTCCCTGCGGATCCTGGATGGAGCCGTCGCACTTTTCTGCGCGGTCGGAGGTGTGGAGCCACAATCCGAAACGGTATGGAGGCAGGCCAACAAATATCGGGTGCCTCGGATTGCGTT contains:
- the rpsG gene encoding 30S ribosomal protein S7 — its product is MRRKSAERRLITPDPKYGDPLVAQFVNYVMLHGKKSIARKIVYDAFAQVEERSGEPGLEIFQRAVENVAPLVEVRSRRVGGATYQVPIEVRAERRTALAFRWIIQQASKRSDRSMADRLAAELYAASRGEGAAVKKKDDTHRMAESNKAFTHFRI
- a CDS encoding 30S ribosomal protein S12, with product MPTIQQLVRTGRHPKVRKTKAAALQGNPQRRGVCTRVYTTTPKKPNSALRKVAKVRLTNQIEVIAYIPGEGHNLQEHSIVLVRGGRVKDLPGVKYHIVRGALDTSGVEDRTQSRSKYGTKRPKR